In Ensifer canadensis, a genomic segment contains:
- the purU gene encoding formyltetrahydrofolate deformylase, translating to MATNTFILVLSCDDKPGIVAAVTTELAGLGANIAESSQFWDRHTNSFFMRIAFQAPDGMTRDDVERALRPAVDRFQMRTALTEAARKPKIVILVSKFDHALLRLLYQIRVGWLNAEVAAIVSNHEDSRRTAELEAIPFHHWTVSKTNREEQEEKLLRLTQETGADLVILARYMQVFSDNLSKRLYGKAINIHHSFLPSFKGARPYHQAHERGVKLIGATAHYVTPDLDEGPIIEQETERVSHALTAEDFVASGRDIESRVLARAVKLHLERRVMLNGHKTVVFS from the coding sequence ATGGCCACCAACACATTCATCCTTGTGCTGTCCTGTGACGACAAGCCGGGCATCGTTGCCGCAGTGACGACGGAGCTGGCCGGCCTTGGCGCGAATATCGCCGAGAGCAGCCAGTTCTGGGATCGGCACACCAACAGCTTCTTCATGCGCATCGCCTTCCAGGCGCCCGATGGCATGACGCGGGACGACGTCGAGCGGGCGTTGCGGCCGGCGGTCGACCGGTTCCAGATGCGCACCGCGCTGACGGAAGCCGCACGCAAGCCGAAGATCGTCATCCTGGTGTCGAAGTTCGACCATGCGCTCCTGCGTCTGCTCTACCAGATCCGCGTCGGCTGGCTGAACGCCGAGGTCGCCGCCATCGTTTCCAATCACGAGGACAGCCGGCGCACGGCGGAACTCGAGGCGATCCCGTTTCATCATTGGACGGTATCGAAGACCAACAGGGAAGAGCAGGAGGAAAAGCTGTTGCGCCTGACGCAGGAGACCGGCGCCGATCTGGTGATCCTGGCGCGGTACATGCAGGTGTTTTCGGACAATCTGTCAAAGCGCCTCTACGGCAAGGCGATCAACATCCATCACTCGTTCCTGCCGTCGTTCAAGGGGGCCAGGCCCTACCACCAGGCCCACGAACGCGGCGTCAAGCTGATTGGCGCCACGGCCCACTACGTCACCCCGGATCTCGACGAGGGGCCGATCATCGAGCAGGAAACCGAACGTGTCAGCCACGCGCTGACGGCGGAGGACTTCGTCGCCAGCGGCCGTGACATCGAAAGCCGCGTGCTGGCCCGTGCCGTCAAGCTGCACCTGGAACGGCGGGTGATGCTCAACGGCCATAAGACCGTCGTCTTCAGCTGA
- a CDS encoding TetR family transcriptional regulator: MRRTKADAEATRQKILSAAERVFYEKGVSNTTLEEVAKEAGVTRGAIYWHFANKTDLFLALHDAVPLPQEDMIAQEIEAEAADTLAIVEDAMGAWIDILAADEQRQRILTIMLRTNYDGDMSEVLTRHKELDEHHNALLELAFSRALAKGYMQDSWTPTSATRTLHWMMLGLCTQWLLFGRPFDIVAEGRDGLRRLFSSFRTPSAARSALSTVS; the protein is encoded by the coding sequence ATGCGCAGAACGAAAGCCGATGCGGAGGCAACCCGGCAGAAGATCCTGAGCGCCGCTGAACGTGTGTTCTACGAAAAGGGTGTTTCAAACACCACGCTTGAGGAAGTGGCCAAGGAAGCGGGCGTGACCCGCGGCGCCATCTACTGGCACTTCGCCAACAAGACCGATCTTTTCCTGGCCCTGCACGATGCCGTGCCGCTGCCCCAGGAAGACATGATCGCCCAGGAAATCGAGGCCGAGGCCGCCGATACGCTGGCAATCGTCGAGGACGCCATGGGCGCCTGGATCGATATCCTGGCCGCCGACGAGCAGCGCCAGCGCATTCTCACCATCATGCTGCGCACCAACTACGACGGCGACATGAGCGAGGTCCTGACCCGCCACAAGGAACTCGACGAACATCATAATGCCCTGCTCGAACTGGCCTTTTCCCGCGCCCTTGCCAAGGGCTACATGCAGGACAGCTGGACGCCCACGTCGGCGACCCGCACGCTTCACTGGATGATGCTTGGGCTTTGCACCCAGTGGCTGCTCTTTGGTCGCCCGTTCGACATCGTCGCCGAAGGGCGTGACGGGCTGAGGCGGCTGTTTTCGAGCTTCCGCACGCCCTCCGCCGCCCGTTCTGCACTATCCACCGTCAGCTGA